Below is a window of Flavobacterium sp. CFS9 DNA.
CGGGGGCGAGCGTAAAGAAGAGTTCGTGGAAACGCCTCACATGCTCCCTGGCCTCGACGGGCCTGTTGACCGATGCATCCTGCGAGAGTGCCAGCATCAGGGATTTCCCGTTGTCCAGCACATAGATCTTCTCACGCTGCCTGTCGGCAAAACGGTAGGACCACCAAAGGGCGGATCCCGTGATTCCCGTGCAGAGAAGCGCAAAGACAATCGCGTAAATCCTGATCTGCCTGAAACTGTTTTCTATGTTTCTTAAAGTTTTGAATTCCATTATTGTTGTTTTATAGGTTATTAAGATCTGCTGATAAGCCTTCCTGCTATATTTCCTGCGGCGGAACCGGCGCCCGCTCCGGCGATGTTGCCCGCTTTCATGGCCGTCTGGCTCACATTGCGCATGAAATTGCCTCCGCCTCCGGCCTGGATGATCCAGCCTGTCACCGTCGGCACCGTGAAATAGCCCACAATGCCTATGATCATGAAAATCACGTAAACGGTGTTGGAAGTGTCGGGTATGAAGGACGGGTCCGAAAGCATCTCGATGTCCCTTTCAATGATCAGCGACTGGATGCGCGCCAGCATGGAACTGAAAAGGTCCGCTACGGGCAGCCACAGATAGACGCTGACATACCTGGTGATCCACTGGGTGAGCGTCGACTGGAAACCGTCCCAGACCGATATGGCAAAAGCGATCGGTCCAAGGATGGAAAGCACTATGAGGAAAAACGTCCGTATGGTATCGATCACCAGCGCAGCCGCCTGGAAAAGCACCTCCAGAAAGTTTCGGAACCACTCCTTTATAGCCTGTTCTATCTCATACGCCTTCCTGTCCATATACATTCCCGCCATGGTCCCGATGTCCGAGGGCGACCATCCCAGCTCGTCGAGCTTCTTGTCGAACTCCTCGTCGGAAGCCATATAGGAGGTTTCGGGATTGCGCACCATCGCCTCATATTCAAGCTGGTCCTTCTGCTGCTGCAGCCTGTTAAGGTCAAGAACCTGTCC
It encodes the following:
- the traJ gene encoding conjugative transposon protein TraJ, with protein sequence MEFNNLHEVLRSLYDDMMPLAGDMAAVAKGLAGLGALFYVALHVWQALARAEPIDAYPMLRPFALGLCIMFFPSIVLGSINAVLSPIVSGTHGMLQGQVLDLNRLQQQKDQLEYEAMVRNPETSYMASDEEFDKKLDELGWSPSDIGTMAGMYMDRKAYEIEQAIKEWFRNFLEVLFQAAALVIDTIRTFFLIVLSILGPIAFAISVWDGFQSTLTQWITRYVSVYLWLPVADLFSSMLARIQSLIIERDIEMLSDPSFIPDTSNTVYVIFMIIGIVGYFTVPTVTGWIIQAGGGGNFMRNVSQTAMKAGNIAGAGAGSAAGNIAGRLISRS